From Denitrovibrio acetiphilus DSM 12809, the proteins below share one genomic window:
- a CDS encoding carbon-nitrogen hydrolase family protein, whose amino-acid sequence MRAAAVQINLSGIKEQNLEKSLMYIKKASDCDLVVLPEMVMGNRGDGVELYQLAEDVETGSFASSLRNAAVRYQVDVCACLWEETGTEKVYNTAVVYGSDGSIKAKYRKLHLFDALSFTESDYMLRGSERPPVFESGGIKCGLSICYDLRFPETYRSLVKRGAELFIVPAAWYGGELKIEHLHTLLRTRALENTCYALTANLCGGNFSGYSVSFGPFAEECSALQNDEGLLVIEVDKKHLSEVRSKLPCLENFRNDIFL is encoded by the coding sequence ATGCGTGCTGCTGCTGTGCAGATTAATCTTTCAGGTATCAAAGAGCAAAATCTTGAAAAGTCTTTGATGTATATAAAGAAAGCATCAGATTGCGATCTCGTTGTTCTGCCGGAGATGGTAATGGGAAACAGAGGGGATGGGGTTGAACTCTATCAGCTTGCAGAAGATGTTGAGACAGGCAGTTTTGCCAGCTCTCTCCGAAATGCCGCTGTCAGATATCAAGTTGATGTCTGTGCATGCCTGTGGGAAGAAACCGGAACAGAAAAAGTCTATAATACTGCGGTCGTCTATGGTTCTGACGGCAGTATAAAGGCAAAATACAGAAAGCTTCACCTTTTTGATGCTCTGTCATTTACAGAATCAGATTATATGCTGAGAGGTTCGGAGCGTCCTCCTGTTTTTGAGAGCGGTGGGATTAAGTGCGGGCTTTCTATATGTTATGACCTTCGCTTTCCTGAGACATACAGAAGCCTTGTAAAGCGGGGGGCAGAGCTTTTTATAGTTCCTGCGGCATGGTACGGGGGAGAACTTAAAATTGAACACCTGCATACCCTTCTGCGAACAAGAGCTTTAGAAAATACATGTTATGCTCTTACAGCTAATCTTTGCGGAGGGAATTTCTCAGGTTATTCCGTGTCATTCGGACCATTTGCAGAGGAATGTTCTGCTTTGCAAAATGATGAAGGGCTTTTGGTTATCGAAGTGGATAAAAAGCACCTGTCAGAGGTCAGATCAAAATTGCCTTGTCTTGAAAATTTCAGAAATGATATCTTTTTGTAA
- a CDS encoding PEP/pyruvate-binding domain-containing protein: protein MIIPGDGILTLVGGLRYGDHVVFQTEEALGYRLVVESLLQDISVNHESIHHIKYYQGPDKLRIDSDLMQKHLVDPYKGFEFFVEDTCAYIDTLKQGDIVFMDCLTSLMAFWGSDWLAGYAYHMIVEKMKEKNITSFMSMIKKCQRQFTVKKVTEAASVVVRVMKDNVGRHCLLPRKADGRHSNVMYKPYILDVKKSVRPVMDNVEAMEVITPPDKRSDMQYYHCLDKLFLGDQSEHFDEKKAIRRLCMIMMGEDERIINLACKYFNLHELKLIRRRTIGSGFIGGKATGMLIARKIVKESHPEIYEKHSEPDDSFFLGADVFYTFMIYNGLWKDYKGFIESADTIKAKKLYRKILNAKMPPEVIERMDDLIDYFGHYPIIARSSSLLEDSFESSFAGKYESKFCILTGDDETMTRQLSDIFKAIYASMFSSEAVKYRRFYEIKGRPDIMSIIIQRVSGVFNGDYYFPHLAGVGHSYNSYIWDKKIDPESGLVRLVSGLGTKAVDNAGGDYARMIALNRPDDYPMPGMENRRQYSQRSMEVVDTYSNMVRELKPADLDDGTDNNFMKYIASRDYEIERQLASALGGNTKAWYISHDHVIKNTNVLSSLGKLMKTIENVYNHPVEIEFTVNFKDDEKYRINILQCRPVQVQKIGQGVVLGGTESEYEVFKASGTFLGGSNSLVLDTVVYVDWDEYIKLSSDKKRDCADIIGVLNNRVKEKGHNCLLMGYGRWGSSVTALGVPVAFSQINSMKAVIEIGHIEKGMVPELSYGTHFFHDVVESKIAYISVLDNNETFHLSNTITKRHNMIRKVLDDITGFENVVKYYRFPKRPLRLVTDISTNEVVLYRSKRL from the coding sequence ATGATTATACCTGGTGATGGAATACTTACCCTTGTTGGGGGGCTGCGGTACGGAGACCATGTGGTCTTTCAGACGGAAGAAGCACTCGGCTATAGATTAGTAGTGGAATCTTTGCTCCAGGATATTAGTGTTAATCACGAATCTATCCACCATATCAAATATTATCAGGGACCTGACAAACTCAGAATTGATTCTGACTTAATGCAGAAACATCTTGTAGATCCTTATAAAGGTTTTGAGTTTTTTGTTGAGGATACCTGCGCCTATATAGACACTCTGAAGCAGGGTGATATCGTTTTTATGGACTGCCTCACAAGCCTTATGGCGTTCTGGGGTTCTGACTGGCTGGCAGGATATGCTTACCACATGATAGTGGAAAAGATGAAAGAGAAGAATATTACCTCTTTTATGAGCATGATCAAGAAATGTCAGCGTCAGTTTACAGTAAAAAAGGTCACTGAAGCTGCTTCCGTTGTTGTCCGTGTTATGAAAGATAATGTCGGCAGGCACTGCCTTCTGCCGAGAAAAGCGGACGGCAGACATTCCAATGTCATGTATAAACCATATATCCTTGATGTAAAGAAGAGCGTTCGTCCTGTTATGGATAACGTTGAAGCTATGGAAGTGATCACTCCGCCGGACAAGAGAAGCGACATGCAGTATTACCACTGTCTGGACAAGCTTTTTCTCGGGGATCAGAGTGAACACTTTGATGAAAAGAAAGCGATACGCAGACTCTGCATGATAATGATGGGCGAGGATGAGAGGATTATAAATCTTGCCTGTAAATACTTTAACCTGCATGAGCTGAAACTGATCCGAAGAAGAACCATAGGTTCAGGATTTATCGGTGGTAAAGCAACCGGTATGCTCATAGCCAGAAAGATTGTCAAAGAAAGCCATCCAGAAATTTATGAAAAACACTCCGAGCCTGATGACAGCTTTTTTCTGGGGGCGGATGTTTTCTATACATTTATGATCTATAACGGTCTCTGGAAAGACTATAAAGGGTTTATCGAATCTGCTGACACTATCAAAGCCAAGAAACTCTACAGGAAAATTCTCAATGCGAAGATGCCTCCGGAAGTTATCGAAAGGATGGACGACCTTATAGATTATTTCGGTCATTACCCCATTATCGCACGCTCCAGCAGTCTTCTGGAAGATAGCTTTGAGAGTTCCTTTGCGGGTAAGTATGAAAGTAAGTTCTGTATCCTTACTGGTGACGATGAGACTATGACACGTCAGCTATCAGATATCTTCAAAGCAATATATGCAAGTATGTTCAGCTCTGAGGCGGTTAAATACAGGCGTTTTTACGAGATCAAAGGTCGACCTGATATTATGTCTATAATAATCCAGAGGGTGTCCGGTGTCTTCAACGGCGACTACTACTTTCCCCATCTTGCCGGAGTAGGACACTCGTATAATTCATACATATGGGACAAAAAGATAGATCCGGAGTCCGGACTTGTTCGTCTGGTTTCAGGACTTGGAACCAAAGCAGTAGACAATGCCGGCGGTGACTATGCCCGTATGATAGCTTTGAACCGTCCGGATGATTATCCTATGCCGGGGATGGAAAACAGACGGCAGTATTCACAACGGTCAATGGAGGTCGTTGATACGTATAGCAACATGGTACGTGAACTTAAACCGGCAGACCTTGATGACGGTACAGATAATAACTTTATGAAATACATTGCCTCCCGCGATTACGAAATCGAGAGACAGCTCGCATCCGCCCTCGGTGGGAATACAAAAGCGTGGTATATCTCCCATGATCACGTTATCAAAAATACCAATGTACTCTCATCCCTCGGCAAGTTGATGAAAACCATCGAAAATGTTTATAATCATCCTGTTGAGATTGAGTTTACTGTAAATTTTAAAGATGATGAAAAATACAGAATCAATATACTTCAATGCAGACCTGTTCAGGTGCAGAAGATAGGGCAGGGGGTCGTCCTCGGGGGGACAGAATCTGAGTACGAAGTTTTTAAGGCTTCGGGAACTTTCCTCGGAGGGAGTAATTCCCTCGTGCTGGACACGGTTGTGTATGTTGACTGGGACGAATATATAAAGCTGTCGTCAGATAAAAAGAGAGATTGTGCTGATATCATAGGCGTACTAAACAACAGGGTAAAAGAAAAGGGGCATAACTGCCTTCTTATGGGGTATGGCAGATGGGGTTCCAGTGTTACAGCCCTGGGGGTTCCTGTGGCGTTCAGCCAGATTAATTCGATGAAGGCTGTCATAGAAATAGGGCATATAGAGAAAGGGATGGTTCCGGAGTTGTCCTACGGAACCCATTTTTTCCATGATGTTGTTGAATCAAAGATAGCGTATATCTCTGTTCTGGATAATAACGAGACATTTCATCTCAGTAATACCATAACAAAAAGACATAATATGATACGTAAAGTGCTGGATGATATCACCGGTTTCGAAAATGTAGTAAAATATTACCGTTTTCCGAAAAGACCGCTAAGACTGGTCACAGATATCAGCACTAACGAAGTTGTGCTTTACAGGTCGAAGAGGCTCTAG